The Brassica napus cultivar Da-Ae chromosome C7, Da-Ae, whole genome shotgun sequence genome has a segment encoding these proteins:
- the BNAC07G14470D gene encoding uncharacterized protein BNAC07G14470D: MTHSLSPLLPAAHAGSLCSPSPRSQPQTPPIILQVPQINRRAIVVGLGGSLLSWNALNGKEEAMAAARRPPPPPAVEKKDLNVSGVQAKVLASKKRKEAMKASMAKLRERGKSVVDEEKPSSSSPSAPVVLKDEPNPSSVSVVVKDEPTPSAAPVVVEAEQTPPSASDQ; this comes from the exons atgaCACATTCACTCTCTCCTCTCTTACCGGCTGCTCACGCCGGCAGCCTCTGCTCTCCATCACCGCGGTCACAGCCGCAGACTCCTCCCATCATCCTTCAAGTCCCACAAATTAATCGCAG GGCAATTGTGGTGGGATTAGGTGGTTCGTTATTGAGTTGGAACGCTCTGAACGGTAAGGAGGAGGCAATGGCGGCAGCAAGACGGCCGCCTCCACCACCAGCAGttgagaagaaagatctgaatGTGAGTGGAGTTCAGGCTAAGGTATTAGCGAGTAAGAAGCGTAAAGAGGCAATGAAGGCCTCCATGGCTAAACTTAGAGAGAGAGGCAAATCTGTTGTTGATGAAGAAAaaccatcttcatcttctccttctgcTCCTGTTGTTTTAAAAGATGAGCCAAATCCTTCTTCTGTTTCTGTTGTTGTTAAAGATGAGCCAACTCCTTCTGCTGCTCCTGTTGTTGTTGAAGCTGAACAAACTCCTCCTTCTGCTTCTGATCAATAG